The nucleotide window CTGCTTCACTGggcggggcagggcagggcaggagagagagagctctgtcGTGTCTCTCCGTCAGTCTCTGGCTGGGTCCTCCGCTACTGCTACCACCACCCTGTTGGCTCTGCTCCTCACTGGCACCTGAGTGACAGAGGGACCTCTTTTGCCGAGATGAACCTTTTCTGTTTCTCACTGGTAAGGTTGAAGTTCCCTTTTTCTCAGTCTTCGTTTGTCAGTCTTGTTACCAGAGTGTGTTATAGTTGGTGATAGCCCGCGCATGTAGTGTAGCATGAAGATTTCATAGAAAGCAAAGCCTTCATACAGTCACACGCGTGGGggagtgtgaagtgtgtgtctcACTCTCCTACACTTGGACAGATCCTGGTAAAGGTTCAGGATTACTGACCAACTGATCTAAGATCCCGATATTGCAGTTCAGATATGTTATTGTGTTTCAACAGGATCTGCTTGTAAACATAATATATCAATCCCACTACATCACATGGAGAAACCAGAAATATATACAGGTCTAGGTATTGCATTGGAAGCATTCTGTCTTTTTCAATCATTTATTTGATTAGACTGATTGATGCCACATTCATGAATCCAGGCCTTGGTTTTCCAATATGGAGGTTCAGTGTGAATGGTTGAAAGGTCATTGTCCATATGCGAAGGTCAAGAAATAGTTGAAGAATAAATCTGCTCAGATAATTTTCTTTGAAAGAATCCAATCAGGTTGAATGAGATCGTAATCCGCAAAGCTATCAGATGTAAGCCTATGAAGCGTTCTTTGCAAGGAAATGAATATGGATTGTAGCAAAAGGGTTTTATCTTCACCTTCAACTTTCAGTAAACTTTGCTAGATTGTAACTAGGACTGTAGTTGGACGTTGACATTCATCAATGACATTTCTGATAACTCTACAGTGGTAGGTTGCATTAATCCAATGCAGCCTACTTCCTGCATTCCAAAAGAACATTCACTTTCGGATAAACTTTCTTGTACATACTTGTGTATGAATTTGAATGTGTATAtggggtttgtgtgtatgcacatgtatctgtgtgtatttaAACATGTGTATGTTTATCAACATCTACATGaatgtgtgtatataaatgcgcgcgtgtgtgtgtgtgtgtaggagggttcCATGGACAGCCTGTATGAGGCTGTGCAGGACTCCAGTGATGCCCCGGTGTACACCATCCCCAGTCGCTCCTCCAGTCGCTCCTGCAGTCGCTCCTGCAGCCCAGCTGTCCTGCTGGAGGACAACGCCAAGTGGAGCAGCTCAGGGCGGTCCATCTCCatggtgtttacacacacacacacacacggaaataCTTTACACATAAGCTTGCACATAAAAATACTTTACAAATACTCACACATAACACATACAaatacttcacacacacacacatgcaaacatttatacacacacacacacacacatacaattgcttcacacacacagacacacacattctcacatacCTACACAGAGGCACACATTCAAGTAcgttacagacacacatactgcagaacccccccccccccccccccccaacacacacacacaatagcccATTCGCAAAAAACAGGCAACATCCAATCCAAGGAATATTGGAACTATGGCAATATCTGATAAGAGCATTTCATGACAGCAAATGCTCAACTGTATAGTGTAATTTGCGTAATGTCAAGCCATGAGTGTGCAATAAGTTGTAGCCATCTGGACTAAGATTGTTAGGTCTGGTAGTTCTCTGTGGAATTGAGCTTTCAGAACCTCTTTTTCCCATACAATAAAGCTGATTATGACATTATTGTAATGAAACCAGTGCACTGACAGCTGGGCCTGAAATACAAATGTTACGTCACTCAAAGCATTATCCTGTCTGGTTTGACAACGTAATTATCCTAATCAATTCACAACAGTGTCTATTACTGTAATTCACTATTCTAGAACATGGATAATAACATAACTAAAAAGACAATGTATTAATAATGTGATCATTCAGCAGACCCTtctatccaaagcaatgtacagAGGAAGTTTCACgtaaacctgcaacctcttgatctgcagtcagatgCCCTACCACTGAACTTAATGTTATGTTGCGTTTTAGGAGATATCCCAAATGCAGAGCACCaacttgaagaagaagaaaagaaggtGTGTTTTTCCCCATCCATTTGTCCTGTAGTTCATACTCAGAGGACACATCCAGTACAAGGTTAAATGAGAAGGAAGATGTCTGTCCGTGCAAGTGAAAGTGCAGTTCCTCACAAAATCACTGCCAAAGGCGCTCTGTCCATCCTGAGATGTAAGACCTTAAGTCGGGGCTCTATACCATGTTTCCTGCCTTTGTGACCCTATGCGGGTTTCTCCCCCTAAGCCCAGAGCATCTGTCTATTTATACAATGAAGTCTTAAGCAATGATCAGGCAGAGGGACAAACAATTGAAATATCCCACATAACACAAAACGTCAATATTGAATCGTACGTTCCTTTAATTTATTTCCTTCCTGGTGCCATACCAAATCCCACTGAGATTGAATGAATGTCGCATGCTAAGAAGCAAACGTCCCGTTGGTCCAGTGTTGACAGAAGGGGCTTTGTGCCCTCTGGACTAAGTGGATACCTGTCCATCCACTTACTGTTTCCTGCCCACTCTGACCTCTCAGTGCTTTAGATCAGGTGTGCTCCTTCAAATACTGCAAGGATCAAACTTTAGAGCAATATGGAGCTTTTAGCTGATTCAAAACAACTTTAGTTACAATTCTGAATGTGTTAAAAGCCTTACGATTTCTCagattttacaaaaaaaatacatatatgtcTGTGACCATCTTAAAACAGCATAACACTGCAGCAGCTTGCATTCATCTGTTAGCTGTTCACTAAGTGTTACAACCAAGCAGAAAAGAGAATGACAGCTCAACAAATATTCATTATTATATTTTATAAACATTGTATAAACATGTCTTAATTTCTCCATTTTGTTTTTCAGAACACATGTATCAAAATCGATGTCAGACAATGAAGCCCTGGGTATGTACTGAACAGCCCATGCTTGGTGTGGACAGTGAAATACACACCAAGAGGTCATGCAGAACCTCACTATCTAAACACCAGCTTTAGCATGTGGAATGATGGTTTTACTAATGGCAATGCAAACTGTTTAATCTTCCATGATGCATTATCAAATAGTTTCATCTATGGTCTACTATTTTGATGAGCTTGGTCATAACACTAGCAGACTAAAACGGTTTGAATGGTATTCCCTTCTCTGTTATTCTAATGAAATAATCCACCTTTTAATACGGAAAACTGGGGAAAAGAGACTATTTAAAACCTTGGCTCATACTTCCCTTGATGCCAGTAACCTACCTGTTTGTCTCTTGAGCGACGGCAACATTCTTCATTTTGATTTAGCTGCAACTGCTGTTGACCTCGATCGACCCAAATAAATCCCACTAATGGTTTTGATTTCCCACTCCACGCAGATCACGCCGGCTGCGATACGGTTCTCTGGCTGCCCGCCAACAACCCAGAAGATTTAGTCCACATGAAGAACAATCAAAACGAAGGTAAATTATGGAGAGAGATTTGGGAGGCTGAGCTGAGACTGCCTGTGCTCATTTGAGACTCTCCACAGGCATTGTGGGGTGAACTAATACTATGGTAACCTTTGGAGATTTAAAAGTCTGGAGTCTGTAGAATAAAGAAGGTCTAGGGAGAGTGTTAATGTTGGACCAGCTAGAGGGCTTTTCCTAGAACACTTGGCTGTCAGTCTTGGGATTAATTATGTGCCAACAGGGTATTACTGTaacagggactgtgtgtgagtgtgtgtgagtgggggggtaACAATATGTATAGTACTACAAGACCGTCTTTTTCAGCAGTAGTCCAACCAGCCAGCCTACTTTTCCCTAACAATTGCAAAAACACCTGAGTATGGGCAACTTGCATCTGTATTTGCACTCAGAAGTATCATTATGGCTGACAGTTGCCTTTGCCTGGGAAAGACTGCATGGTTTAGAAGTGTGTTTGATTTTGTACAGATGTGGTGAAGACAGCTCCCAGAACAGGCCAGGCAAAGGCAGGAAGAGAAGGACACCAGTCAAGCACCAGGAAGAAAGACAAATCTCCATCACAGGTTAGGATCTGCCAGTTTCAAAACAATGTGAATGCTGGTTTCCACTTGCTCTGAAATAACTTCAAACTCTAGAATCTCAGTACAGTAAATTTAACTTATTTTGGGACTGGACTGAATCTCAGGAGTACCTTAGATTTCTATCGAAATGTAGCTTCAAGTGTGTAGTCTCAAGCCAAAATGGCAAATATCATCTGCGCTTGATCAATATTTCCCATAACAACGCCATTTTGAAAGTTCAGTCAATTCAAACACAATTTCTGTTGCTGCTCTCAGAGTGGAGGTTCAGAAGTGTGGCCGACGCCAACGGATCGGCCCAACAGCAGGCAGAGGGACGTGGTGAGTGGGCCTCTGGATGGCACCGTGTCATCCTGTGCGAGTGCTCCATGGCATCCTGATGCCACATTCAAATAGATTCAAAGAGCCTCTAGTCCCAAATGGAGCAATTACTTAAAACAAATGCTGATGGAGGGTTAATACAGGGCAGATGTTTTACTGGGGAGAACTTGATGCCAGGTCTAGTGTCCACACAGTCAGTAAAGCCTGTCACAATGAGCTGTAGGCCACTGCTTGCCAATAGTGGATGAACACTTGGATGAGCActcagcaaccccccccccccacacacacacacacacacacacacacactcttggcaGGCAGCCTGACACAGAGGCTAACAAGACTAATGCAAAGTACTAATAGCTGAAAATTAGATTGGGGCTGGTCAGCAGTGCCAGTAGTCCTAAAGGATTACTGTAGATTCAAAAAGATGCATCAccaactaaaatgacaaaaactcTAATGGGAAGACCACTAATGAGCCATGATTCTGTGCCGTGAGGGTGCGTTTGCTACTTATGTGTTGTTCCAGATTGTTCACACCAATGGTGATGTGGCAGAGCCTAGAGGTACTGCTAAAAGGAGCCAGAAGGCTGGGAAGAAAGCAAATGGAAAGAATGGAAAAGAGGGCACCAAGAAAAGCCATGATTCCAAAGGTTGAACCAGATTATTAAACTATATTAATTACTGCATTGatcgttttttggggggtggggggtgggaacCAAACACTGCACCAGGTATATAAGTCATCTGTGTTCTGTTCAGTCGGAATcacatgctgtctctctcttttagaTCACCTTCCACCAGACCCCTTGCCAGTTGTGGGACAGTATCTGGACTTAGCCCAGGGACCAGCCAGGATACCGGTCCCAAGCCGAGCTTCAACTCTCCCTGCCCAAGAGAACACCACCCCTGGCGTCCCGGATCTGAGGAAGGGCCCTGGAGGATCCTCCAGCTCCACGCCCAGCCACCAGCGCTGGAGCAACCCAGCAGAGAGCACCCCAGCCTGGGGTACCTCCTACCACACCTGTCGGCGGCCCCTTACTGAGTATCGCCCCTACGCCCATGACTTCACCCTGCCCAGGGGGTCTGTCACAGATGTGGATCTCTCCGAACCCAGCGTAAGTAGCAAAAACAGGCCTGTTCTAAGAGATGAGTGTGGCCACTTGAGTCGATTTGAGTTAAATATTCTCCATATGTGACATCCAATAATCTTCCCTTTTGTAGGACATCCTTCTCTATTCAAGTTTCGTATTTTTGATAGAAAGACTGATAAGATTGATTCAAAGTGGTAAAAGAACAGGATGGGATCTGTTTGGGATCGCTGTCAGAGATCTAGTTGATGGAGTCTCTGACATCCGGTGAACATGTGCTCTAGGGCTGCATAGGTCAAAAAGCTTTTCTGTGTTGGTCATGTGACACCCAAGCAGCTTATTCAAGATTACATTACCACTATTGTGGTGCAGACTCCTATTCTCTAGCTTAAAGCACTTATTTCATTCCTAGAGAGGGATGATGGCCTATTGTTTATCACCAATGTGTAAAATTGTTGCAGTAAGTGTGTGGGAGAATGGAATATAACCATTTTTTATACATGCTTTGTACAGTAATATGGGCATTGTATTCTTACTATTTGTAATTGTAGTATTCACTCAAATATTTGTGACAATGTAGACTACCTAAAAACATGAATTGCATTGGTGCTAATGCAAGGGTTTCGCTTCAGGTGAAACAGGCTATGATGCCATCTGGTGCCCAGcatgaatgttcatgatgtgtGTGAAAAGAAACAATGTTGTTTTTGGTCCACAGCTGtcaaatgtacagtacaatCGAGAACAACCCATTTCTGTCACAAGAGATAAACAGATGCAGTGTGCTCAATCTTTGAAGGGTCCGCGGGGTCTGAAGATATATATTAGTAAAGTTACAAGTTCTAATCCTGGATTGAGACAAGCGCCGCTGATTGCATGCAGTGGGATTAGGCCATGTTATTGTCAACGGTGCTTGCTTGTTTGTCATTGGTCGATTGTAGCTAGTGCTCCAATGTAAACACTAGTTAAATGTCCTTGTTTCAATAGGTTGACGGGGGATTGCGTGTGTGAAAGGGCAGTTTACATGTGAAGATGTAAGCTAGTTTTACAATCAATAATGTTGGTCCTCTCAATCAAATGGGAAAGTGGTTCTACTGTTATTAATTACAgtgaaattaattaattattgtTGTAATCTCCACGCTGACAATGTCTGTATTAGTTGAAGACTAATACGTTtcaactagtgctgtcaaacgattaaaatatttaatcgcgattaatcgcattaatgtcatagttaactcgcgattaatcaattaatcgcacatttttatctattctaaatgtcccttgatttctttttgtcccattcttttttcaattttaaagctcttatcaacatggaaaagtggttcggattgcttcgtgcaaatatttttttattgaaaacaacattgcaatcgcctggctttgacgagggggcggagaattcgcatgaatcgcatcagctgtgtgcttggccatcaagtggtatttcagactggacgtgctgcgatgataactcagtttacaacgacaaaacacacagatcactttggtcttgtcaatggaaccatttggcaactttttaaaagtaaactttccattcggaatcttattggcatccattttggcgtctcgcgctcgccatccactcaaaacgtaacgttagcctactaccagagaatgtgtaATATCCGTacacgggctctgctactactctttagccggctcgcaagccaaacaagtgtgtgtgtggcgtgcctgttgttttatttccggtctagctataTCCGGTggggtgttgtagtctttctaacgtcggtaattgttgcaacagcatgtgaaaaaaactacaaagtttgctaggccgaaaagagcgttaatcgtgcgataaaaaaattgacgccgttaatttgggtttgcgttaacgccgttaataacgcgttaaactgacagcactagtttcaACATGTCAGGGTTACCGTCTTCAGCTCATCATCAGTCTACCCTTTTCATCACTTCCTCAaatgtaatcatccaaaatttTGAAATAGCAAAAGGAAGATCAGTCATCACTTGtgcaaaacatatttttttctaaATGCGTTTTtatctattatttatttattatatatatcaaaataattATACAAAATTTCAGTCGGTAGTAGATGAGATGGCATATCTAGATTTTAAAGAATAACATCTGTAGTTTTTATCTGTCTTATTTTTGTTGTTCAGATGTGGATATTGCCCTAGACCAGTCACAGGCCTGATTGGAAAAAGGAAATCAACTCTTTCAAATCTAATTACGCTTCTAATCATCACCTTGATATGTGGTAACAGGTGTTCCTATGACCTAGTGGTACCTGCATATCAGATTTTACATGAGCAGCCCCATCACCAATAGGAACAAGGTTACACAACTGAACATTTGAGGAAGAAAACTACCAACAAGGTTTTCCTGGCAGTGACTATCAAACATAGACCACAGAAATGCTTGTTTAGGCAGAAATTGTTTTTCCCTTTGAAACCGATACCGCAGTAAGAGACAGAATGTAAATTGCCTCACATCCTGTCACTTTTGAGGAAGCTAACCAGACTGCCAGTTTTAGTGGTATTAACACTTTGGTGTCAATGAAGGTGATCGGAGacttgaaaaagagagaaagagaagcaatCCAAGATTAAGGTTTAAAAAAACGAGCAGAACAAATAGAAAATGCTACAAAGGGCTGCTTCAAATGTctctgacaaaccaaaaagcaAACCAAAGGTAGGTTTTGTGCACAGACAAGAACAAGGACATTTTTAGCGGCAAACAGTGTGCATGCATTTGCAAAAGTTAGATTGAAAgataaaaagacagagagattgaTTTAAACAGTGTATAAAACATATTATATTCAATTTGATTTCATAAATGTTTTCAGTAGGTGGtaggtataaaaaaaaatggtcTGAGGTGTCAGATATAAGGTCTGGCCAAGAGCCCTGACATGGTCTGTGATGTCAGGGATTTTCAGAGATTATTGATTCATATTAGATGTTCTGAAGCAGACATATCCGAGGTTTGGTTGAGTTTCAGAATATGAAAAAATAATTAGTATAGAGAGTATTACATTTAGGAGAATATAAGTTGTTAATGCAGTATAGTGTTTACGCACGCAACTCTAATCTCTGGGCTATATTCTGTTCTATCTCATTAATTAAAATAGCCGTTGTGGACGGATTTTTTACTTCAGACATTGCTGGAGAGCAAGACAATATTTAGGGGAATTATTTATACTAACTCTCCTGTAGTTCTTCACTCACATATAGCCTTGtatttcaaaatacaaaaacactgTATACATTAATGTGTATCTTTATTTTAGGACCCCTAGGAGTTTAAAATAATGATGTACCAGGTTTAATCGGATGTTAATTCACCCTCTAGATACCAGAGATCTGGCTGGTACAGTTTGGTAAACACATATTCAGTCTGCCATCTCCCATCTCTCCATACAGCGTTCAACTAGTTTTGGAAGGTTTGAGAACAATCGACAGCAGCCATCACCAGCCAAGTTAGAAGAAAATGTAGTCACATTGGTAAAGTACCATACATGACTATACTGTAAACTGTATGCATCACAAATTGTGTCAAGCTTCAGGCATATATACTACATATAAAGTTAATATGTCAAACATTCAACATTTTTGCATTTTAAAGctaatttaaatatatgtatgtgtgtgaatgcatatatatgcatatatatatatatatgtatgtgtgtgtgtatgtgcgtgtgtgtgtgtgtagggtacaGAGGAGTCTGGCAGTGAGACTATCGATCCAACAAAGTCAGCAAGTCTGGGGAAGAAGATGAAGGCGATCTCTCTGACCATGCGCAGAAGGATGGGCAAGAAGCATGTCAAATCCTTCTCAGAGGAAATGGTGAGTCACATGCTGCACCTCAAACCcatgtgtgttgtttttctcaGGAAGCCTTTGACGTAGACTACCTATCTTAAATCTCCCTCAAACTCACATCCTCCAGCACAACATTCAATAGCTTGCTGAGAGATGTCATGAAATGTACTGACAATGTCTGTCTTGCAATTGGGGCACGAGTGACAAGACAGTATCTAGGGGACTTTTCACTAGGCTTACTTGAtgaaacactttacattaaggttacattaaccaCCATGTAACTAAAGAGCAGTACATATTGTAACAATATTGTATTTACATGGGGAATTACTATGTAGTTATCCCTCACCACAATTTAGTTTATGCCCTTTCCAACCTCCACTTACCTCTTACACCCCTCCCACATACTGAGCCTTCTTACACTTTTCAAATAACCTATCCCGCCAACACTTTATACCATTTAATTACATAGCAATGCCTGCGTACCTACAATGTTTTTACTATAGGTATTGTTATGTTGCTGTACATGCCAGTCAATGTAATGCTAATGTGAACTGTTGCCAAAAGGTTATGTCTTCATAACCTTAGGATTCAATCACAACAGTAGACATGGCTTGGTTGGGATGGCTGTACTTGTACTGGTGCTCCTTAGTAACATCCCTATTATGTGTATCACTATACTTTGCAGGGGGATGAGACAGACAAAGATCAtgaaggagaagcagagagcAGTCCTGCTGTGGAACAAGGCTCTGAGAAGACCAGCAACTCTTTGGAGAGCCTCTACAGTGGCCAGAGCTCCTCCagtaagcacacatacacacacactcacgcacacacactcacgcacacataccAGTGGAGCAGTGTAATCATACTTTGATGTGTTGTCCCCCGTGGGCTTAGGTGGTGTGACCAGTGCTTCGGAAGGTTCCAGTACCAGAGACAGTCTGAAGGTGGATGAGGATGGGTCAAACCATGGACAGTTCTGTGGAAAAGCTCGGGTCCACACAGACTTTGTCCCAAGCCCATATGACACCGACTCTCTCAAACTTAAGGTAGGTAGGAGAACCAATAATTAGGATTGTAGTAATGAATGCACTTTTGGTTTAGGTAGATAGGATTGGCATGGGAACAAGTCCAGGTATGGAAACATACATTTGTTTAAAGTCATGTTATTTCTTGAAAGGTTGGCGACATTATTAGCATCATTAGTAAACCTCCCATGGGCATATGGACCGGCATGCTGGAAAACAAGGTGGGCAACTTCAAGTTCATCTACGTTGATGTTCTGgttgagaaaaagaaagaggaagaagccCCTAAGATCAGACCTCAGAAGGTGTGCAGGAGGCCTCGACCCAAAACACTATTGGAACTACTTGAGCGTCttcagctggaggtgaggaTTCTGATCAGAAGTCAAAACAGACGCTAAATGTCTGAACATTACGTCTTTTCATTCCTATACACAACAAAGAAATTACACAAAACACAGCACATACCGGAGAAGTATCGATTTCAGGCTTCCCATTGTACAATAATGACATGACGGTTTTAAGGAACTTAGCCCTTGTTACAAAATACAGGAAGCAGTCGATGTCCACTGACTACAGCTGTTAAATGACATAACTGACATAGAGAACTATTCTGTCTATTTCAGGAGTATGCTTCTGCATTACTCCTTAATGGTTATCAGACCGTGGAGGATCTGACACACCTGCAGGAGAAGCACCTGATAGAACTCAACGTGACGGACCCTGAACACAGACGCAGGCTCCTGGCCGCAGCAGACTACCGCTACATTGAGAGTGAGTGTCAGAACAGTGAGACAACAGCTCTCACAATAGAGTACAGAACAGCCAGAACATGAAACTCAAGCCACAGCAAATGTGGAAACATCTTGATCAGGATGTAATCCAGATTGATAACAAATTGTTATCTCTCTACTCAAGTCTCAATTTATGAAGTGTTGTGCCCAATGCATTTTCCTTTTTTATCTCCTTTTTATATTCGTAGACGGACTCAATTCAACTCACACATTTGTTATTGCTCTAATTTTAGAAATTAGCAATGCTGGGATGTTTTTA belongs to Hypomesus transpacificus isolate Combined female chromosome 15, fHypTra1, whole genome shotgun sequence and includes:
- the samsn1a gene encoding SAM domain-containing protein SAMSN-1a; this encodes MNLFCFSLEGSMDSLYEAVQDSSDAPVYTIPSRSSSRSCSRSCSPAVLLEDNAKWSSSGRSISMEISQMQSTNLKKKKRRTHVSKSMSDNEALDHAGCDTVLWLPANNPEDLVHMKNNQNEDVVKTAPRTGQAKAGREGHQSSTRKKDKSPSQSGGSEVWPTPTDRPNSRQRDVIVHTNGDVAEPRGTAKRSQKAGKKANGKNGKEGTKKSHDSKDHLPPDPLPVVGQYLDLAQGPARIPVPSRASTLPAQENTTPGVPDLRKGPGGSSSSTPSHQRWSNPAESTPAWGTSYHTCRRPLTEYRPYAHDFTLPRGSVTDVDLSEPSKMLQRAASNVSDKPKSKPKRSTSFGRFENNRQQPSPAKLEENVVTLGTEESGSETIDPTKSASLGKKMKAISLTMRRRMGKKHVKSFSEEMGDETDKDHEGEAESSPAVEQGSEKTSNSLESLYSGQSSSSGVTSASEGSSTRDSLKVDEDGSNHGQFCGKARVHTDFVPSPYDTDSLKLKVGDIISIISKPPMGIWTGMLENKVGNFKFIYVDVLVEKKKEEEAPKIRPQKVCRRPRPKTLLELLERLQLEEYASALLLNGYQTVEDLTHLQEKHLIELNVTDPEHRRRLLAAADYRYIESEDVRESEEPKSLSSRSLEEEKSDCTRDSGCFIPSECTDNSKEDTDNQGEPHTV